From the genome of Rhodothermia bacterium:
GCCTACTTTGTTGGTATTACCGTATTGATTGGGACGGTAAGTCTGATCCTCGTATTGTACCGAATCCTAAATTTTACATATCCCCGTGAAACACCTGATCGGTATTACCTTACCACACTGAAATTGTTTATTTTTGGTGTCGGATCAGCTTACTTAGGTGTTTTGGTGGATATGTTTGCCAATTTCATGCACGAATAAAAGTGTTATAGATTGTTTAAAAGAGTCGCTTCGTTCCTTTTATAAAAAATAAAAATGGAAACTTATTCTAAAGCAATTTCTGCATACCTAAGCCCCCTCTCGGATGCAATGGTAAAGATTGCATTACCTGAAAATGCTGAACCGATGTCGCGGTATATGCAGAATAAATTTCCTTTTTTTGGCATAAAAAGCCCGGAAAGGAAAGAAGTGTTGCGGCTATTTTTGAAAGGAGCGGGGCTACCACCTGATTACCGAACAGTTGTACGAGAAATGTGGGATTTACCAGAACGGGAGTGGCAATACAATGCGATCGCTATTGGGGTAAGGTGTAAAAATGAATGGCAGGAAAATGATTGGGAATTGTTTGAGCATTGTATCCTGAACAAATCTTGGTGGGATTCGGTAGATGCTATTTCTACGGAGTGGGTGGCTACCTT
Proteins encoded in this window:
- a CDS encoding DNA alkylation repair protein; its protein translation is METYSKAISAYLSPLSDAMVKIALPENAEPMSRYMQNKFPFFGIKSPERKEVLRLFLKGAGLPPDYRTVVREMWDLPEREWQYNAIAIGVRCKNEWQENDWELFEHCILNKSWWDSVDAISTEWVATFFDRYPHQKQVVTERWLASEDLWLRRTIIIFQRQKKEKTDVELLIRSIVTNLDSTDFFIQKGIGWALRSYAAVNPAFVADFVATNPLKPLSKREALKGVNRTKK